In the Vitis vinifera cultivar Pinot Noir 40024 chromosome 2, ASM3070453v1 genome, one interval contains:
- the HYD2 gene encoding hypodontia, autosomal recessive (2): MDSSFTTICFSIALLLFLIHFLLKLFSFFSASTARKLPLPPGSLGWPYIGETFQLYSQNPNVFFASKQERYGTIFKTHILGCPCVMISSPEAAKLVLVTKAPLFKPTFPASKERMLGKQAIFFHQGDYHAKLRKLVLRAFMPGAIKNIVSNIDSIATQTLQSWEGRSINTFQEMKTYTFNVALLSIFGKDEILYREELKKCYYILEKGYNSMPINIPGTLFNKSMKARKELAQILAKILSTRRQANGDHNDLLGSFMGDKEGLTDEQIADNIIGVIFAARDTTASVLTWILKYLGENPSVLQAVTEEQESIMRSKEDKCGEEKSLTWEDAKKMPITSRVIQETLRIASILSFTFREAVEDVEFEGYLIPKGWKVLPLFRNIHHSPDIYPEPEKFDPSRFEVAPKPNTFMPFGNGVHSCPGNELAKLEILVLLHHLTTKYRWSMVGTQNGIQYGPFALPQNGLPITISLKS; the protein is encoded by the exons ATGGACTCCTCCTTCACCACCATATGCTTCTCCATTGCTCTCCTCCTCTTTCTCATCCACTTTCTCCTAAAgctcttctccttcttctctgCTTCCACTGCCCGGAAACTCCCTCTCCCACCTGGCTCTCTGGGCTGGCCCTACATAGGAGAAACCTTTCAGCTTTACTCTCAGAACCCCAATGTCTTCTTTGCCTCCAAGCAAGAGAG GTATGGAACCATATTCAAAACCCACATATTGGGGTGCCCATGTGTGatgatttcaagtcctgaagcTGCAAAGCTGGTGCTGGTCACAAAGGCTCCTCTCTTTAAGCCTACATTTCCGGCTAGCAAAGAGAGGATGTTGGGGAAACAAGCAATTTTCTTTCACCAAGGTGACTACCATGCCAAGTTGAGGAAGCTTGTTCTCCGAGCCTTCATGCCAGGAGCCATCAAAAACATCGTCTCTAACATCGACTCCATCGCCACCCAGACCCTGCAGTCCTGGGAAGGCCGGTCGATCAATACTTTCCAAGAAATGAAGACA TACACTTTCAATGTTGCACTGCTGTCCatatttggaaaagatgaaaTTCTGTACAGAGAGGAACTCAAGAAATGCTACTACATTCTTGAGAAGGGGTATAATTCAATGCCCATAAACATTCCTGGAACGCTCTTTAACAAATCAATGAAAGCAAGGAAGGAATTGGCTCAGATCTTGGCTAAAATCCTCTCAACAAGGAGGCAGGCGAACGGTGATCACAACGACTTGTTGGGATCTTTCATGGGAGACAAAGAAGGGCTCACAGATGAACAAATTGCAGACAACATCATAGGCGTCATCTTCGCGGCCCGAGACACTACTGCCAGTGTGCTGACATGGATCCTCAAGTATCTGGGCGAAAACCCGAGTGTTCTGCAAGCTGTCACG GAAGAGCAAGAGTCCATAATGAGGAGTAAAGAAGACAAGTGTGGTGAAGAGAAGTCTCTGACTTGGGAAGATGCCAAGAAGATGCCAATAACTTCAAGGGTGATTCAAGAAACACTTAGAATTGCTTCAATTTTATCTTTCACCTTTAGAGAGGCTGTTGAAGATGTTGAATTTGAAG GGTACCTGATTCCAAAAGGGTGGAAAGTTTTACCACTTTTCAGAAACATTCACCACAGTCCAGACATATATCCAGAGCCAGAGAAGTTTGATCCCTCAAGATTTGAg GTTGCTCCAAAGCCCAATACATTTATGCCATTTGGAAATGGGGTCCACTCATGCCCTGGGAATGAGTTGGCCAAACTAGAGATTTTGGTGCTTCTACATCATCTGACTACAAAGTACAG GTGGTCTATGGTGGGCACACAGAATGGTATTCAGTATGGCCCTTTTGCTCTTCCCCAGAATGGTTTGCCCATCACAATCTCCCTCAAGTCATAG